In the Oscillospiraceae bacterium genome, ACCCTCGCAGAGGGGCCAAAGTGTCGCACCCTCTCACCCATTTTATTTTTTTCAGCCGGCACTTTACTTTTTTGGTTTTGTGTGCTAGAATACTTTACATAGTAAAGCGACCCCTGCTTGCGGTGCAATGACGCGCCGTTGGTGGGGGTCGTGTCTGTTTTTTAGAGGGTATTTTTAGGGGGAAGCTATGGACCGTATCGATCGAAAAATCTTGGACATCCTGCAAAAGGACGCCCGCGCACCGCTGAAAGAAATTGCTGACCGTGTATTTTTATCCAGCCCTGCGGTGTCGGCCCGCATGGCCCGGCTGGAAAGCTCCGGCGCGATCATGAGCTATCAGGCCCAGGTGGCCGCGCCGATGCTGGGGTACATGGTCAAGGCGTTCATCAACCTGGACATGGACCCCCAGCGCAAGCCGGAATTTTACCCCTACATTGAAAGCTGCCCCCATGTGGTGGAGTGCAACTGCGTGACCGGCGATTACAGCATGCTGATCGAGGTGCTGTTTGCCACCACGCAGGAGCTGGACCAGTTCATCAACCATTTGCAGCAGTTTGGCCGCACCCGCACGCAAATCGTGTTCTCCACACCCGTGGAGCACCGCGGCGTGCCCGTCAGTGTGGAGGAAGATGCCGCCGATCCTCAGAAATAACCGCCGTCCTGGTGGGTGCTCTGGCTTTCCAGCCCCATGGATACGCCCAGGGCTTCATCCACGCGGCGCATGTCATCCTCGGGGATGCGGCCCGCACGCTCCCGCAGGCGGCGCTTATCCAGGGTACGGATCTGCTCGGTCAAAATAATGCTGTCCTTGGCCAGGCCGCAGCGGTCGGCCCGCACGCTGATATGCGTAGGCAGGCGGTTTTTATCCTGCCGGCTGGTGATGGCCGCCGCGATCACCGTGGGGCTGTGCCGGTTGCCGATCTCATTCTGGATGATAAGTACCGGCCGTATCCCGCCCTGCTCGCTGCCCACGACGGGGCTTAGGTCGGCGTAAAAAACCTCGCCTCTGTGCACTTCCATAGAAAAAGCCTCCTCTCGTTTGCTTACCTAGAGTATAAGCGAGAGGAGGTTTTTTTAATCACTCTGTTTTTCGATTTCTGCGGCCAGCGCGTCGCCTTTGACGCAAAAAGCCGTAAACGCACGGCTGCGCTGCAAGGGCTGTATGATAAACCTGGTACGCAGCGTGTCGATGGCCGCGCAGCCCGCGAAAGTCAGCACGATCACCAGCAGCGTGTACGCCGCCGAGCCGTGGTGCGCTTGGGCGCGGAAGATGCCGTTCCACAAAAAGTCCCGCAGCACGGGGACCTGGTGCAGGATGTAAACGCCCAGCGTCGTGCCCGCCAGCCCGTTGATGAACCGGTTGCTGCCGAGGTCCAGATTTTTGAAGAAGTGGAACAGCGCCAGCGCCGCCAGCAGGCCGGGCAGTGCGCCCAGCGCCGTGCGGTAGTAGGCAATGTACTGGAACGCCTTGCTGTCGGTCGCGCCCCGGTATTCCAGCACCGCGCGGATGGCGGTGTTGGCCAGCGGCAGGCCCAGGCCGAGGACAAGCGCCGCGGCGGGGCGGTTCAGCAGGCGGGACAGGCGGTTATCCGGCCAGCGGCGCAGGTAGGCAGCCAGCAGGTAATCGTAGAGGAACATCCACGCCGTATCGCCCAAAATTCCGTCCTGGCCAAACACCGTGGGGTAAACGACCAGCGGCACAGCCAGCACCAGCAGCACGCCTTTGTGGGCGCGGCGGGGCAGCCCGTGCAGCAGCCGGTTGAGCAGCGGCACGCAGAGCAGCAGCACCAGATAGTCCGAGATGAACCACAGCTGGCGCGTACCGGCGGGAAACGCCGCCCAGCGCAGTGCGCCGAGGGAGACATCCAGCCCGGCCAGCCTGCACAGCAGCGTGACCGGCACGGTGTACAGCCACAGCGACAGCCAAAGCGACAACGGGCGGCGGGTTTTGAACGGCTGTTCGCACATAAACCAGCTGCCCACCAGCACAAACACGGTGCAGGCAATGCGGGAGCCGCAGCCGATGAGGCAGAACACGAAGGAGGACGGCAGCGTGGAATAATCCGCAATGCCGCCCTGGCCGGTGAGGTGGTCGCCGATGATGAGCAGCATGCAAAGGATGCGCAGCAGTTCCAGATTGCTGGCGCGGGGGGCTTTTGTCGGCACGGCGGACCTCCTTTCCGATTGTTACAAAATAAGGCGGCCCATGGCCGCCCGTAAAAGGCAGTTATTTGTTTTGTTCCAGAATTACAAACGCGCAAGCCAGGCCGTTTTCGTGGGTCAGGCTCAGGTGCGGGGTCAGGGCGTTGGCGGCGGTCCATTCGGCGGCGGGGCCGGTCAGGGCAAAATAA is a window encoding:
- a CDS encoding Lrp/AsnC family transcriptional regulator, translating into MDRIDRKILDILQKDARAPLKEIADRVFLSSPAVSARMARLESSGAIMSYQAQVAAPMLGYMVKAFINLDMDPQRKPEFYPYIESCPHVVECNCVTGDYSMLIEVLFATTQELDQFINHLQQFGRTRTQIVFSTPVEHRGVPVSVEEDAADPQK
- a CDS encoding type II toxin-antitoxin system PemK/MazF family toxin — its product is MEVHRGEVFYADLSPVVGSEQGGIRPVLIIQNEIGNRHSPTVIAAAITSRQDKNRLPTHISVRADRCGLAKDSIILTEQIRTLDKRRLRERAGRIPEDDMRRVDEALGVSMGLESQSTHQDGGYF
- a CDS encoding acyltransferase; this translates as MPTKAPRASNLELLRILCMLLIIGDHLTGQGGIADYSTLPSSFVFCLIGCGSRIACTVFVLVGSWFMCEQPFKTRRPLSLWLSLWLYTVPVTLLCRLAGLDVSLGALRWAAFPAGTRQLWFISDYLVLLLCVPLLNRLLHGLPRRAHKGVLLVLAVPLVVYPTVFGQDGILGDTAWMFLYDYLLAAYLRRWPDNRLSRLLNRPAAALVLGLGLPLANTAIRAVLEYRGATDSKAFQYIAYYRTALGALPGLLAALALFHFFKNLDLGSNRFINGLAGTTLGVYILHQVPVLRDFLWNGIFRAQAHHGSAAYTLLVIVLTFAGCAAIDTLRTRFIIQPLQRSRAFTAFCVKGDALAAEIEKQSD